In the Victivallis sp. Marseille-Q1083 genome, one interval contains:
- the uppS gene encoding polyprenyl diphosphate synthase — MGRDEKMPRHVAIIMDGNGRWAERHGLKRVDGHRRGAGRVFELMETVAELGIEYLTLYAFSTENWKRSPLEVQALMELLEESLNAKLPLMMEKNVRLKTIGRTEDLWPGVRAALLKAVKVTADNTGGTLVLALNYGGRAEIVDAAGRIARAVARGELKPESIDEPCFRRFLYDPELPDPDLMIRTSGELRLSNFLLWQLSYAELYATDILWPDFDGTALKEAVAAFGRRERRFGGRKK; from the coding sequence ATGGGACGAGATGAAAAAATGCCGCGCCATGTCGCCATCATCATGGATGGCAACGGCCGCTGGGCGGAGCGACACGGCTTGAAACGGGTGGATGGTCATCGGCGCGGCGCCGGGCGGGTGTTCGAATTGATGGAAACGGTGGCGGAGCTGGGAATTGAGTATCTGACGTTGTATGCGTTCAGCACTGAGAATTGGAAGCGTTCTCCGCTGGAAGTCCAGGCGCTGATGGAGTTGCTGGAAGAGAGTTTGAATGCCAAACTGCCGCTGATGATGGAAAAAAATGTCCGTTTGAAAACGATTGGACGGACGGAGGATTTGTGGCCGGGAGTCCGCGCGGCTTTGTTGAAGGCGGTGAAGGTGACGGCCGACAATACCGGCGGAACGTTGGTGCTGGCGCTGAATTATGGCGGCCGGGCGGAAATTGTCGATGCGGCCGGGCGGATTGCCCGGGCGGTGGCGAGAGGCGAATTGAAGCCGGAATCGATCGATGAACCGTGTTTTCGCCGTTTTTTGTATGATCCGGAATTGCCGGATCCGGATTTGATGATTCGAACCAGCGGCGAGTTGCGGTTGAGTAATTTTTTATTATGGCAGTTGTCGTACGCCGAATTGTATGCCACTGATATTTTGTGGCCGGATTTTGACGGGACGGCATTGAAAGAGGCGGTGGCGGCATTTGGGCGGCGGGAACGCCGGTTCGGCGGCCGGAAAAAATGA
- a CDS encoding SIS domain-containing protein, whose translation MTASEHIEQLMKRRPELAGCREELISAIALLVETFSSGHRLFLCGNGGSCADAEHIAGELLKSFLLPRSLPESDRRQFKQRFGERGEAVAARLQCGLPTMTLHGHPGLLTAFANDVDPYNIYAQQLYVFGNAGDLLLGISTSGNAENVARAMMTAQVKSIKTLLLTGADGGRCASLADLVIRVPERETYRIQECHLPIYHMLCQAVEEHFYGTR comes from the coding sequence ATGACAGCTTCGGAACATATTGAACAATTGATGAAACGCCGGCCGGAACTGGCCGGTTGCCGGGAAGAATTGATTTCGGCGATTGCTCTATTGGTTGAGACGTTTTCTTCCGGGCACCGGTTGTTTTTGTGCGGCAACGGCGGCAGTTGTGCCGATGCTGAGCACATCGCCGGGGAATTGCTCAAAAGCTTTTTGTTACCGCGCAGTTTGCCGGAGAGTGACCGGCGGCAATTCAAGCAGCGGTTCGGGGAGCGGGGGGAAGCGGTCGCCGCCAGATTGCAATGCGGTTTGCCGACGATGACGCTGCATGGCCATCCGGGATTACTGACGGCGTTCGCCAACGATGTGGATCCGTACAATATTTATGCCCAGCAGCTATATGTATTCGGCAATGCCGGCGATTTGTTGCTCGGCATTTCCACCAGCGGCAATGCCGAAAATGTCGCCAGAGCGATGATGACGGCCCAAGTAAAGTCGATTAAGACGCTGTTGTTGACCGGAGCGGACGGCGGCCGATGCGCTTCTCTGGCCGATCTGGTCATTCGGGTTCCGGAGCGGGAAACCTACCGGATTCAGGAGTGTCACCTGCCGATTTATCATATGCTGTGTCAGGCGGTCGAGGAGCATTTTTATGGGACGAGATGA
- a CDS encoding YeeE/YedE thiosulfate transporter family protein, whose product MFANAPLALSGDARLGAAILFGIVLGFVLIKSDLIWRKSCLDLIKLRSPRLLKTILLAIAAGVILFYFAHQFGWVGEHVRPGYFWGALIGGAVSGIGFALCAMTPVTSLANLAAGRLYAVWALIGMLLAIPVVSILEHFFSAAFDRSQPLASTAVPDTFLSIGNPVLWVAGIAVILLVLVHFCLRTDSEE is encoded by the coding sequence ATGTTTGCCAACGCACCGTTAGCATTGTCCGGGGATGCCAGACTGGGAGCCGCCATCCTGTTCGGCATCGTTCTCGGATTTGTTTTGATCAAGTCGGATCTCATCTGGCGCAAAAGCTGCCTTGATTTGATCAAATTGCGCAGTCCGCGGCTGTTGAAGACCATTTTGCTGGCGATTGCCGCCGGAGTGATTCTGTTTTACTTTGCCCATCAGTTCGGCTGGGTCGGCGAGCATGTCCGTCCCGGTTATTTCTGGGGCGCCTTGATCGGCGGTGCGGTCAGCGGCATTGGTTTCGCGCTGTGCGCGATGACGCCGGTTACTTCTCTGGCCAATCTGGCGGCCGGCCGGCTTTACGCGGTCTGGGCCTTGATTGGCATGTTGCTGGCCATTCCGGTCGTCAGCATTCTGGAACACTTTTTTTCTGCCGCTTTCGACCGGTCGCAGCCGCTGGCTTCGACCGCCGTTCCGGATACTTTTTTGTCCATTGGCAATCCGGTGCTCTGGGTGGCCGGTATTGCGGTCATTTTGCTGGTATTGGTGCATTTCTGCTTGCGAACCGACAGCGAAGAATGA
- a CDS encoding Lrp/AsnC family transcriptional regulator, whose amino-acid sequence MKEKIIQLLAQNARIDTKEIAARLNMTDEAVCSCIAELEKNDVIKGYKAIINENIYHSDIVRALIEVRVTPQRDGGFDTVARRIAKFPEVIDLYLVSGGYDLLLEVKGRSLQEVAMFVSGKLSTIEGVLSTSTAFTLKKYKESGRIMDDDEEYTRLQVCP is encoded by the coding sequence ATGAAGGAAAAAATTATACAGTTGCTGGCGCAGAACGCCAGAATCGATACCAAAGAGATCGCTGCGCGTTTGAACATGACCGATGAAGCAGTGTGTAGTTGCATCGCCGAATTGGAAAAAAATGACGTGATCAAAGGGTACAAAGCGATCATCAATGAAAACATTTACCATAGCGACATTGTGCGCGCATTGATTGAGGTGAGGGTGACGCCGCAGCGTGACGGCGGTTTTGATACAGTCGCCCGCCGGATCGCGAAATTCCCGGAGGTGATCGATCTTTACCTGGTTTCCGGCGGTTATGACTTGCTGCTGGAGGTAAAGGGACGCAGTCTGCAGGAGGTTGCGATGTTCGTCTCCGGGAAACTTTCTACCATTGAAGGGGTGCTTTCCACCTCGACGGCGTTTACTTTGAAGAAATACAAGGAATCCGGAAGGATCATGGATGATGATGAAGAATATACAAGATTGCAAGTCTGTCCGTAA
- a CDS encoding DUF2062 domain-containing protein — MRKPALKKYFRHYYYKVVMDRGTPEYIARGWALGAAVGSIIPLGGQLLVSIPLSFLLKGSKIGATLGTFHTNPLTIWFIYPAQCWIGNKLIGGNLTYQAVEAALDDLIRHKNYPALLKLSGEVIASFFTGGILLALILTPIVYYVVKFLVIQYRKQKELRKLRRNRNSI; from the coding sequence ATGCGCAAACCCGCTTTAAAAAAATACTTCAGGCATTATTATTATAAAGTCGTCATGGATCGCGGCACTCCGGAATATATTGCCCGCGGCTGGGCACTGGGCGCGGCGGTTGGATCAATCATTCCGCTCGGCGGACAATTGCTGGTGTCGATTCCACTGTCTTTTTTGCTGAAGGGCTCCAAAATCGGCGCGACGCTCGGTACGTTTCACACCAATCCGCTGACGATCTGGTTCATTTATCCGGCACAATGCTGGATCGGCAATAAGTTGATCGGCGGAAACCTGACTTATCAAGCGGTGGAAGCGGCGCTGGATGATCTGATTCGCCATAAAAATTATCCGGCGCTGCTGAAATTGAGCGGCGAAGTGATCGCGTCCTTTTTCACCGGCGGTATTCTGCTGGCGCTGATATTGACGCCGATAGTCTATTACGTTGTCAAATTTCTGGTCATCCAGTATCGGAAACAAAAAGAATTGCGCAAATTGAGACGCAATCGAAACAGTATTTAG
- a CDS encoding YraN family protein, translating to MALPKGRARHLQLGRRGERLAAKLLTVKGLELLTRNWRCRSGELDLVMRDGMTLVFVEVKTRRHRGNRRPAANLSSRQRQRNFRAGELYFRRIGQPNLVYRFDLVEVVLDRRRLVDIRHWPNYWSSQFAVIK from the coding sequence TTGGCGTTGCCAAAAGGCCGGGCCCGTCACCTGCAGCTCGGCCGGCGCGGAGAACGATTGGCGGCAAAGCTGCTGACCGTCAAAGGGCTGGAATTGTTGACCCGCAACTGGCGCTGCCGCAGCGGAGAACTGGACTTGGTGATGCGGGATGGCATGACGCTGGTATTCGTCGAAGTAAAAACCCGGCGGCACCGCGGCAATCGGCGGCCGGCCGCCAATCTCTCCAGCCGTCAACGGCAGCGCAATTTCCGTGCCGGTGAACTTTATTTTCGCCGGATCGGTCAGCCGAATCTAGTTTATCGTTTTGATTTGGTGGAGGTTGTCCTTGATCGCCGTCGTTTGGTCGACATCCGTCACTGGCCGAATTACTGGTCAAGTCAATTTGCCGTCATTAAATGA
- a CDS encoding D-alanyl-D-alanine carboxypeptidase family protein yields MNKLLERLAATPAWRTFGIVLAAVLGIHLIVLVIFVSCNSRIPVEQLPADAGQAGRETETKTPHTPGPPGILPLPLDYTKAVKGDLNNWYESKQVQSGILLEIGNRRVLWEKAADQPVPIGPIARLMTLLLTFEAIDGGSLTLDDTIGVTSAATQIGGTKVYLKVGESFPLRDLIKSAAIRGANDSTYLIACSQTDGDEEKFVEKMNFRAEDLKMVNTKFLNSHGLPVSGKESVSTAADLAVLAAQLLKYPQLLEWTGTKRDYFRAENNPARQTMTNFNNLVAGGLPGVDGLATGKSNLTGYNVVFSCTRNGRRFVGAVMGVPDYKDRDKFVKKLLEWAEKQ; encoded by the coding sequence ATGAACAAACTGTTGGAACGCCTGGCCGCCACCCCCGCCTGGCGTACATTCGGAATCGTCCTGGCGGCAGTTCTGGGCATTCATTTGATCGTCCTGGTGATTTTTGTCAGTTGCAACAGCCGGATACCGGTGGAGCAACTGCCTGCCGATGCCGGCCAGGCTGGCCGGGAAACCGAAACGAAGACGCCGCATACTCCGGGTCCGCCCGGTATCTTACCGTTGCCGCTGGATTACACCAAAGCGGTCAAGGGCGACTTAAACAACTGGTATGAAAGCAAGCAGGTGCAGTCCGGCATCCTGCTGGAAATCGGCAACCGCCGGGTTCTGTGGGAAAAAGCGGCCGATCAACCGGTCCCGATCGGGCCGATCGCCAGATTGATGACCCTGTTGCTGACCTTTGAAGCGATCGACGGCGGTTCGCTGACGCTGGACGATACCATCGGCGTCACCAGTGCCGCCACTCAAATCGGCGGCACTAAAGTTTACCTCAAAGTCGGCGAAAGCTTTCCGCTCCGTGACCTGATCAAAAGCGCGGCAATCCGCGGCGCCAACGATTCCACTTATCTGATCGCCTGCAGCCAGACGGACGGCGACGAAGAAAAATTCGTCGAAAAAATGAATTTCCGGGCGGAAGATTTGAAGATGGTCAATACGAAATTCCTCAACTCTCACGGCCTGCCGGTATCCGGCAAAGAGAGTGTCAGCACCGCCGCGGACCTGGCTGTCCTGGCGGCCCAACTGCTGAAATATCCGCAATTGCTGGAGTGGACCGGAACCAAACGGGACTATTTCCGGGCGGAAAACAATCCGGCCCGCCAGACAATGACCAATTTCAACAATCTGGTAGCGGGCGGTTTACCGGGCGTCGACGGGCTGGCCACCGGCAAAAGCAATCTTACCGGCTACAACGTCGTTTTCAGTTGCACCCGCAATGGACGTCGTTTCGTCGGGGCGGTAATGGGCGTTCCCGATTACAAAGACCGCGACAAGTTCGTCAAAAAATTGTTGGAATGGGCGGAAAAACAATAA
- a CDS encoding aminotransferase class I/II-fold pyridoxal phosphate-dependent enzyme, with protein sequence MMMKNIQDCKSVRKSRIAEHIGVLPKSGIREFFDLVTTIEDVVSLGVGEPDFVTPWTVRENAIFSLEKGHTSYTSNYGLLSLRREICNYVANDYGIEYDPATQCLVTVGVSEALDLAMRAIINPGDEIIYTEPCFVSYPAEIRMAHGVPVVLETYEKNGFALNPADLKDKITPKTKALLINFPCNPTGATLNYEQMKEICALVIANDLILITDEIYSELTYEKRLPSIASMPGMADRTIFLHGFSKAFAMTGFRIGYACGPKDIIDAMMKIHQYSMMCASITSQEAALEALRNGRGEMERMRESYMERRNLITAKFNEIGLRCLLPKGAFYVFPSIASSGLKSHDFASELLKSERVAVVPGNAFGACGEGFVRCSYAASMTDINTALSRIADFLEKRPVVS encoded by the coding sequence ATGATGATGAAGAATATACAAGATTGCAAGTCTGTCCGTAAATCGCGGATCGCTGAACATATCGGCGTGTTGCCGAAAAGTGGAATTCGGGAGTTTTTCGATTTGGTGACCACCATCGAGGATGTCGTGTCGCTGGGGGTTGGGGAGCCGGATTTCGTCACTCCGTGGACGGTGCGGGAAAATGCGATTTTTTCGCTGGAGAAAGGACATACCAGTTATACGTCCAATTATGGATTGTTGTCATTGCGCCGGGAAATTTGCAATTATGTGGCCAATGATTACGGCATTGAATACGATCCGGCGACGCAATGCCTGGTGACGGTTGGCGTCAGTGAGGCGCTGGATCTGGCGATGCGGGCGATCATCAATCCCGGTGATGAAATTATCTATACCGAACCGTGTTTCGTTTCCTATCCGGCGGAAATCCGGATGGCGCATGGAGTGCCGGTGGTGCTGGAAACTTACGAAAAGAATGGTTTCGCACTGAATCCGGCCGATTTGAAAGATAAAATTACGCCGAAAACCAAGGCGTTGCTGATCAATTTTCCCTGCAATCCGACCGGGGCGACGTTGAATTACGAACAGATGAAGGAAATCTGCGCGTTGGTCATCGCCAATGATTTGATTTTGATTACCGATGAAATTTATTCGGAATTGACCTATGAGAAGCGTTTGCCGAGTATTGCTTCGATGCCCGGTATGGCGGATCGGACCATCTTTCTGCACGGTTTTTCCAAAGCGTTTGCGATGACCGGTTTCCGGATTGGTTATGCCTGCGGGCCGAAGGATATTATTGACGCGATGATGAAAATTCATCAATATTCGATGATGTGTGCGTCGATCACTTCCCAGGAAGCGGCGTTGGAGGCGTTGCGCAATGGCCGCGGCGAGATGGAGCGGATGCGGGAAAGCTATATGGAACGGCGGAATCTGATCACTGCGAAGTTCAATGAGATCGGCTTGCGGTGCTTGTTGCCGAAAGGGGCTTTTTATGTGTTTCCGAGCATTGCATCAAGCGGTTTGAAATCGCATGACTTTGCCAGTGAATTGTTGAAGAGCGAACGGGTTGCGGTGGTGCCGGGCAACGCTTTCGGCGCCTGCGGCGAAGGATTCGTGCGCTGTTCTTATGCCGCTTCGATGACCGATATCAATACAGCGCTGTCCCGCATTGCCGATTTTCTGGAAAAACGTCCAGTCGTTAGTTAA
- a CDS encoding DciA family protein, producing MVFFNKRGKLRIVSGLLREWYGDERASREMSVHCPPPRELGEVAEQLVAQLLPQESRDAMNLAVLWPQLVGKQLAAVSNFVGLKKTVVTIEVTHPVWLREFNALKKVLITKINTQCQRDICRELRFIPTGGRYQK from the coding sequence ATGGTTTTTTTCAACAAACGAGGAAAATTACGGATCGTCAGCGGTTTGTTGCGGGAATGGTATGGCGACGAACGAGCCAGCCGGGAAATGAGCGTCCATTGCCCGCCGCCCCGGGAACTCGGAGAAGTCGCCGAACAGCTGGTCGCCCAACTGCTGCCGCAGGAAAGCCGTGACGCGATGAACCTGGCTGTCCTCTGGCCGCAGCTGGTCGGCAAACAACTGGCCGCCGTCTCCAATTTCGTCGGCTTGAAAAAAACCGTCGTCACCATTGAAGTAACTCATCCGGTCTGGCTGCGGGAATTCAACGCATTGAAAAAAGTATTGATCACCAAAATCAACACCCAATGCCAGCGGGATATTTGCCGGGAATTGCGTTTTATTCCAACCGGCGGCCGTTACCAAAAGTAA
- a CDS encoding YeeE/YedE thiosulfate transporter family protein, with protein MKILTGKWPFYISGLLLPLLAVLGLYLFDDVLGMSDAAVAFSGYCSEAIEEKAIGSLPGLDWQNGILIGLLIGALAGSLCSGNWKFQFFFDDQKGFGAKFVKTILYSFIGGFLVMLGSQLAGETLFGQYAAAIQLSAGAWIYLVVFFVVALILSLLFEQHSGSAEK; from the coding sequence ATGAAGATTTTGACCGGAAAATGGCCTTTTTACATTTCCGGATTGCTGTTGCCGCTTCTGGCGGTGCTGGGATTGTATCTGTTCGACGACGTACTCGGCATGAGTGATGCGGCCGTGGCTTTTTCCGGGTATTGTTCCGAAGCGATCGAAGAAAAGGCGATCGGCTCTCTGCCGGGATTGGATTGGCAGAACGGCATTTTGATCGGTTTGCTGATCGGAGCGCTGGCCGGCTCGCTCTGTTCGGGAAACTGGAAATTCCAGTTTTTTTTCGATGATCAGAAGGGGTTCGGCGCCAAGTTCGTCAAAACGATTCTTTACAGTTTCATCGGCGGTTTTTTGGTGATGCTCGGCTCCCAGTTGGCCGGAGAAACCCTTTTCGGCCAGTATGCCGCCGCGATCCAGTTGTCGGCCGGGGCCTGGATTTATCTGGTCGTTTTTTTCGTCGTCGCTTTGATTTTGTCACTGCTTTTTGAACAACATTCCGGTTCGGCGGAAAAGTAG
- a CDS encoding amino acid permease, whose protein sequence is MPETKLQKPLGGIDVFCISAGAMISSGIFLLPGLAFSHIGPAIYIAYILAGIFAFLGTLATIELATAMPLAGGIYYYIERSLGPMVGTVSGLLNWCAIAFKTAFAIFGMSEVMYQLFGGIPEWWAVGLTLVFVGVNLIGTQAAAWMQLIMVIFLLGIMAAFIVGGVPELRPGRLTPLFLEDKGWSDVFIMAAFVFVAFGGLLDVVSISEEVRNPRRNLPWGMMLALIVVTLFYGLILITLIGIMEPEVLAKSFTPLADAAKIYYGKTGFWVLTIGALMAYITTANAGIMAAARYPFALSRDKLIPRMFRKVYGKRQLPIPAILLTGALVAVVQFMDVNELVNAASTVVMLSYVLTNLAVIILRESEILNYRPSFRMPWYPILPLFNLAIFAALILAMGVTAIQLSLLIIGIGLLCYFVFGRKVNLEFALLHLLGRLSRNRIDSHGLESELRDIIRERDGLIRDDFDCLLEQAPAAIIEEKLEMNELFDRLSSWIAPKLQLNEAELAERFKQREEESSTAITPDVAVPHLTVQGKNIFKLYLIKCTEGVSFGSEYPEIKAVFVLLGSPDQRNRHLRTLAAIAQLIQSRSFDKRWNKARTPQQLNDVLLLGHRRRQAETPVPQT, encoded by the coding sequence ATGCCAGAAACCAAATTGCAAAAACCGCTCGGCGGCATCGACGTCTTTTGTATTTCCGCCGGCGCGATGATCAGTTCCGGAATTTTCTTACTTCCAGGCCTGGCGTTTTCCCACATCGGCCCGGCCATCTACATTGCCTACATCCTGGCGGGCATTTTCGCTTTTCTGGGGACGCTGGCCACCATCGAACTGGCAACCGCCATGCCGCTGGCCGGCGGCATCTACTATTATATCGAACGCAGTCTGGGGCCGATGGTCGGCACGGTGTCCGGATTGCTGAACTGGTGCGCCATCGCCTTCAAAACGGCATTCGCCATTTTCGGCATGAGCGAAGTGATGTATCAACTGTTCGGCGGCATTCCGGAATGGTGGGCGGTCGGTTTGACTCTGGTCTTCGTCGGCGTCAACCTGATCGGCACCCAGGCGGCTGCCTGGATGCAGTTGATCATGGTCATCTTCCTGTTGGGAATCATGGCGGCCTTCATCGTCGGCGGCGTGCCGGAACTGCGGCCGGGGCGTCTGACACCGCTCTTCCTGGAGGACAAAGGCTGGAGCGATGTTTTCATCATGGCGGCTTTCGTCTTTGTCGCGTTCGGCGGCCTGCTCGATGTGGTCAGCATCTCCGAAGAAGTGCGCAATCCGCGGCGGAATTTGCCGTGGGGCATGATGCTGGCTCTGATCGTCGTCACACTGTTTTACGGACTGATTCTGATTACGTTGATCGGCATCATGGAGCCGGAAGTGCTTGCCAAATCTTTTACGCCGCTGGCGGACGCCGCTAAAATTTATTACGGTAAAACCGGTTTCTGGGTATTGACCATCGGCGCCCTGATGGCCTACATCACCACTGCCAACGCCGGCATCATGGCGGCGGCCCGTTATCCTTTCGCCCTCAGCCGCGACAAGCTGATCCCGAGAATGTTTCGAAAAGTGTACGGAAAACGCCAACTGCCGATCCCGGCGATCCTGTTGACCGGCGCGCTGGTCGCGGTCGTGCAATTCATGGATGTCAACGAACTGGTCAACGCCGCTTCGACCGTGGTGATGCTCTCCTATGTTTTGACCAACCTGGCAGTCATCATTCTCCGGGAAAGTGAAATACTGAACTACCGTCCTTCCTTCCGAATGCCGTGGTATCCGATTCTGCCGCTGTTCAATCTGGCGATTTTCGCCGCTCTGATCCTGGCGATGGGGGTGACGGCAATTCAATTGTCTTTGCTGATCATCGGCATCGGTTTGTTATGTTACTTTGTTTTCGGGCGGAAAGTCAATCTGGAATTTGCCCTGCTGCACCTGCTCGGACGATTGAGCCGGAATCGAATTGATTCCCACGGTCTGGAAAGCGAACTGCGCGATATCATCCGCGAACGCGACGGTCTGATTCGGGATGATTTCGATTGCCTGCTGGAACAGGCTCCGGCCGCCATCATCGAGGAAAAACTTGAGATGAACGAACTATTCGACCGCCTCAGCAGTTGGATCGCCCCAAAACTGCAGTTGAACGAAGCGGAGCTGGCCGAACGCTTTAAGCAGCGGGAAGAGGAATCCTCCACCGCCATCACTCCGGATGTCGCCGTTCCCCATCTGACCGTACAGGGTAAAAATATTTTCAAGCTTTACCTGATCAAGTGCACCGAAGGAGTCTCTTTCGGCAGCGAATATCCGGAAATCAAAGCCGTTTTCGTATTGCTCGGCTCACCGGATCAGCGCAACCGCCATCTGCGCACGCTGGCCGCCATCGCCCAATTGATTCAGAGCCGCAGCTTCGACAAACGGTGGAACAAAGCCCGAACGCCGCAGCAATTGAACGATGTGCTGCTGCTCGGCCATCGCAGGCGTCAGGCGGAAACCCCAGTTCCGCAAACTTGA
- a CDS encoding phosphatidate cytidylyltransferase has protein sequence MFKYRIISFVGLLGILAAAFLWREGGKYIFTVLAVGGAFGLVYEVGGLLELIGIVSFKKSTALAAVLLVLVTAMNYLDRWISVTAFVLLFFIFLAGWAGLLYRDNRKSAIRQLINSLGMLLLVILPVLPLVALYDDDWSRGICGAGLIYLVLVTKAGDTGAYIVGMLSGKLLPHGNHKIVPKISPKKSWEGTIGGLLCSVAVSLAFFYGNFNLVATLWGSLFLGIVLFFGGFAGDLTESALKRTCGVKDSGAIIPGMGGIFDVLDSFIYNGIIFFFIKALFVV, from the coding sequence ATGTTCAAGTATCGGATCATCAGTTTTGTCGGCTTGTTGGGAATTCTGGCCGCCGCTTTTTTGTGGCGGGAGGGCGGCAAATATATCTTTACCGTTCTGGCGGTCGGCGGCGCCTTCGGTCTGGTTTATGAAGTCGGCGGCCTGTTGGAGCTGATCGGTATTGTCTCATTCAAGAAGTCGACTGCCCTGGCGGCGGTATTGCTGGTTTTGGTTACGGCGATGAACTACCTCGATCGCTGGATTTCAGTGACGGCTTTTGTTTTATTGTTTTTTATTTTTCTGGCCGGTTGGGCCGGATTGCTGTATCGCGACAACCGGAAGTCGGCGATCCGGCAGTTGATCAATTCGCTGGGGATGCTGCTGTTGGTCATTTTGCCGGTATTGCCGCTGGTGGCGTTGTACGATGATGACTGGAGCCGCGGAATCTGCGGCGCCGGATTGATCTATCTGGTGCTGGTGACCAAGGCCGGCGATACCGGTGCGTACATCGTTGGGATGCTGAGCGGTAAATTATTGCCGCACGGCAATCATAAAATCGTTCCGAAGATCAGTCCGAAGAAGTCATGGGAAGGGACGATTGGCGGCTTGCTCTGTTCGGTTGCCGTGAGTTTGGCGTTCTTTTACGGCAACTTCAATCTGGTGGCGACGCTGTGGGGCAGTTTATTTTTGGGAATTGTACTGTTTTTCGGCGGTTTTGCCGGCGATCTGACGGAATCGGCTTTGAAGCGGACTTGCGGTGTCAAGGATTCCGGAGCGATCATTCCGGGAATGGGCGGTATTTTCGATGTGCTGGACAGTTTCATTTACAATGGAATTATATTCTTTTTTATCAAGGCGTTGTTTGTCGTATGA